Proteins found in one Peptococcaceae bacterium genomic segment:
- a CDS encoding YitT family protein: MKALASYAGIAAGSVIFALSLNFFFIANGLAEGGLTGLALIAHYLAALPTGLTLAVLNVPLLLLGWSRWGVSFIFKTLLSVLIIAATVDLTQGLGVPTHDLLLGALYGGAFSGVGTGIVLRSGATTGGIDVIARFIHEKYGISMGKIYFSFDFAVLTLFALLFGLEKALYTLVALFVFSQVIDRVIEGVNGAKAVIIISRAAAAITQDIINKLDRGATVLRGYGAYTGRERDVLYVVVGRQQLLRLKKIVQDQDPHAFVIVNDVHEVLGEGFRRTF, encoded by the coding sequence ATGAAGGCACTTGCATCTTATGCGGGCATAGCCGCCGGCTCGGTCATCTTTGCCTTGAGCCTCAACTTCTTCTTTATCGCCAACGGCCTGGCCGAGGGAGGCTTAACCGGCTTAGCCCTGATCGCGCATTACCTTGCCGCGCTGCCCACAGGCTTAACACTGGCAGTATTAAACGTTCCCCTGCTGCTCCTGGGCTGGTCGAGGTGGGGGGTTTCCTTTATCTTCAAAACACTGCTCAGCGTGCTGATCATTGCCGCAACCGTGGACCTGACCCAGGGGCTCGGCGTGCCCACGCACGACCTGCTGCTCGGCGCGCTGTACGGCGGCGCCTTTTCCGGCGTAGGCACAGGCATAGTCCTCCGTTCAGGCGCAACAACAGGCGGCATTGACGTAATCGCCCGTTTTATCCATGAAAAATACGGCATCAGCATGGGGAAAATCTATTTTTCCTTTGATTTTGCGGTTCTCACGCTTTTTGCTTTACTGTTCGGGCTTGAAAAGGCCCTTTATACCCTGGTGGCCCTGTTTGTTTTCAGCCAGGTGATCGACCGGGTTATTGAAGGGGTTAACGGAGCCAAAGCGGTCATCATCATCTCGCGGGCCGCGGCGGCCATCACCCAGGATATCATCAACAAACTGGACCGCGGGGCCACGGTTTTGCGGGGATACGGGGCTTATACCGGCAGGGAAAGGGATGTTCTTTATGTGGTAGTGGGCCGGCAGCAGCTGCTGCGCCTGAAAAAAATCGTGCAGGACCAGGACCCGCACGCTTTTGTCATTGTCAACGACGTGCATGAAGTTTTGGGCGAAGGTTTCAGGAGGACCTTTTAG
- the lgt gene encoding prolipoprotein diacylglyceryl transferase: MDINPVAFSLGPLTVRWYGILIASAVLLGTLLALREAERKKLNADHFLNVIIVTLPVAFIGARLYYVIFNWDYYSRYPGEIVAVWHGGLAIHGGLIAAFIAAYFVLKRYGISFWQAADISAPSIVLGQSIGRWGNFFNQEAYGYEVDPDKIPWAMYIDGAYRHPTFLYESLWDLGIFLFLLWLRRRPKIKEGDVFLSYVLFYSLGRFFIEGLRTDSLMLASGLRAAQVVSALAAVVAGGLLFLHRKSE, encoded by the coding sequence ATGGATATTAACCCTGTCGCTTTTTCGCTTGGTCCCCTGACGGTTCGCTGGTATGGAATCCTGATTGCTTCAGCGGTGCTGCTGGGTACGTTATTAGCCCTCCGGGAAGCGGAACGTAAAAAATTGAACGCCGACCATTTCTTAAATGTAATTATTGTCACTTTACCGGTGGCTTTTATCGGCGCCCGTTTATATTACGTCATCTTTAACTGGGATTACTACAGCCGGTACCCTGGCGAAATCGTGGCGGTTTGGCACGGCGGCCTGGCTATTCACGGCGGCTTGATAGCTGCTTTTATTGCGGCTTACTTCGTTTTGAAAAGGTACGGGATCAGCTTCTGGCAGGCGGCCGATATATCCGCTCCCAGTATTGTGCTGGGTCAGTCCATCGGCCGCTGGGGCAACTTCTTCAACCAGGAGGCGTACGGTTACGAGGTGGATCCGGATAAAATCCCCTGGGCCATGTATATTGACGGCGCCTACCGGCACCCGACGTTCCTTTACGAGTCGCTCTGGGATCTGGGCATTTTTCTTTTTCTCCTTTGGCTGAGAAGGAGGCCTAAAATAAAAGAAGGTGACGTTTTTCTCAGCTATGTCCTGTTTTATTCCCTGGGCCGCTTTTTTATCGAGGGACTGAGGACGGACAGCCTCATGCTGGCTTCCGGTTTGCGGGCCGCCCAGGTTGTCAGCGCCCTGGCGGCCGTTGTTGCGGGCGGGCTGCTTTTCCTGCACCGCAAGAGCGAGTAA
- a CDS encoding ACT domain-containing protein, which translates to MVKQISLFLENKKGRLAQVCRELGEAGINIRALSVADTTDFGVLRLIVNDPDMAYEVLREKGFVVSITDVLAVQVPDNPGGLAGVLEKLEQAGINVEYAYAFIGTARKDAVVIIRVENPQQALSAIEKAGVSLLRGEQLYAL; encoded by the coding sequence ATGGTCAAGCAGATTTCTTTATTCCTTGAAAACAAGAAGGGCCGCCTGGCCCAGGTGTGCCGGGAACTTGGCGAAGCGGGAATAAACATCAGGGCTCTTTCCGTCGCCGACACCACGGATTTCGGCGTGCTGCGCCTGATTGTAAATGACCCTGACATGGCCTATGAGGTGCTCAGGGAAAAAGGGTTTGTCGTCAGCATCACGGATGTGCTGGCCGTGCAGGTTCCCGATAATCCTGGAGGACTGGCCGGGGTCCTGGAGAAACTGGAACAGGCCGGCATAAACGTGGAATACGCTTATGCTTTCATTGGAACGGCCAGGAAAGACGCGGTGGTTATTATCCGCGTGGAGAATCCCCAGCAGGCCCTGAGCGCGATTGAAAAGGCTGGGGTTTCGCTGCTGCGCGGCGAACAGCTTTACGCTCTATAA